The following coding sequences are from one Helicoverpa zea isolate HzStark_Cry1AcR chromosome 4, ilHelZeax1.1, whole genome shotgun sequence window:
- the LOC124629799 gene encoding androgen-dependent TFPI-regulating protein-like — translation MLSLDSPILGTGFMKESKTLLKVRLWFYAFSYVHLVTVATSLLTIDFGAHDDPDIQMYQKIRFKLITAWFNLFTLVYFPICFYCDWRELRGEHERSHVKLLNQVRYLCFTSILLPTTAFGDILFWRVWNSHRELIAPPSIHKIVPFWSQHCMHTVSLVVVLMDLVLVKRERPKSNALNIGILTCFLVAYIVVCVQSFLKGEYVYPGLKLFTGLKFPVLVTYVFVENLFYYTSQWFIVDMVWGQGNMKKVI, via the exons atgttGAGTTTAGACTCTCCTATTTTGGGGACTGGGTTCATGAAAGAAAGTAAAACATTGTTAAAAGTGAGATTGTGGTTTTATGCGTTCTCGTATGTGCATTTAGTCACAGTTGCCACTTCGCTGTTGACTATTGACTTTGGTGCTCATGATGATCCGGATATCCAGATGTACCAGAAGATCAGGTTTAAACTGATCACCGCTTGGTTTAAT CTCTTCACTTTGGTATATTTTCCGATATGCTTCTACTGTGATTGGAGGGAACTTAGGGGCGAACATGAGAGGAGCCATGTGAAACTTCTGAATCAAGTTAGATACTTGTGCTTCACAAGCATCCTTCTGCCGACCACTGCG TTCGGAGACATCCTTTTCTGGCGAGTATGGAATTCTCATCGAGAGCTGATAGCACCGCCTAGTATCCACAAAATAGTGCCTTTTTGGTCCCAGCACTGCATGCATACGGTCTCGTTAGTGGTCGTGTTAATGGACCTAGTACTGGTAAAGAGAGAGAGGCCGAAGAGTAATGCGTTGAACATCGGGATTTTGACGTGCTTCCTCGTCGCTTATATTGTGGt GTGCGTCCAAAGTTTCCTGAAAGGTGAATACGTTTATCCTGGCCTCAAGCTGTTCACAGGACTTAAGTTCCCTGTGCTCGTAACTTATGTGTTCGTAGAAAATCTCTTCTACTACACCAGTCAATGGTTTATCGTCGACATGGTATGGGGCCAAGGAAATATGAAAAAAGTTATATGA